The proteins below come from a single Roseiflexus sp. RS-1 genomic window:
- a CDS encoding YqhA family protein, giving the protein MTRLIGLIRYIIIVAVLATLIAATALILFGTVETYVVIRDVFSKGEFTSKVAKALLLSFIEITDIFLLATVLYIVALGLYELFIDHQVPVPNWLEIRTLDDLKDKLIGVIIVVIGVGFLGQFTTWNGETNLLISGGGAALVIAALTFFLGQKSKKDKDQDKE; this is encoded by the coding sequence GTGACGCGCCTGATTGGACTGATACGCTACATCATTATTGTCGCAGTGCTGGCGACCCTCATTGCAGCAACGGCGCTGATCCTGTTTGGCACAGTTGAAACATATGTGGTCATACGCGATGTTTTTTCAAAAGGCGAGTTTACCTCGAAAGTCGCCAAAGCGCTGTTGCTCAGTTTTATCGAGATCACCGACATTTTCCTGCTGGCGACGGTGCTCTACATTGTTGCACTGGGATTGTACGAATTGTTCATCGACCACCAGGTGCCGGTGCCAAACTGGCTCGAAATCCGCACCCTCGATGATCTGAAAGACAAACTGATCGGCGTTATCATCGTCGTTATCGGTGTCGGATTTCTCGGTCAATTCACCACCTGGAACGGCGAGACGAACCTGCTGATTTCGGGCGGCGGCGCGGCGCTGGTTATCGCGGCGCTCACCTTCTTTCTCGGTCAGAAAAGCAAAAAGGACAAAGACCAGGACAAAGAATAG
- the leuD gene encoding 3-isopropylmalate dehydratase small subunit — protein sequence MQPISVITGRIVALPVQDIDTDQIIPARYLKVTDKSGLAEGLFYAWRFDADGKPNPDFVLNRPETQGATILVAGRNFGCGSSREHAPWALLGYGFKAVISPYFADIFRNNALKNGLLTVQVDDETYQQLVSLFDEDPTTTVTIDLAAQTVTLPDGRGVHFPIDPFTKHCLLHGVDQMGFLLNEEAAISAYEASRPARVVTTARS from the coding sequence ATGCAACCCATTTCGGTCATCACCGGGCGCATTGTCGCCCTTCCGGTCCAGGATATCGATACCGATCAGATCATTCCCGCCCGCTATCTCAAAGTCACCGACAAATCGGGACTGGCGGAGGGATTGTTCTACGCCTGGCGCTTCGACGCCGATGGCAAGCCCAACCCTGATTTCGTGCTGAACCGTCCAGAAACGCAGGGCGCTACCATCCTGGTTGCCGGGCGCAACTTCGGGTGCGGTTCATCACGCGAACATGCTCCCTGGGCGCTGCTGGGGTACGGGTTCAAGGCAGTCATCAGTCCCTACTTCGCCGACATTTTCCGCAACAATGCACTAAAGAACGGCTTGCTGACCGTCCAGGTAGACGATGAAACCTATCAGCAACTGGTCAGCCTCTTCGATGAAGACCCGACCACCACGGTCACCATTGACCTGGCAGCGCAGACGGTCACCCTTCCCGACGGTCGCGGCGTCCACTTCCCGATCGATCCGTTCACCAAACACTGCCTGCTGCACGGCGTCGATCAGATGGGATTTCTGCTCAATGAAGAAGCCGCCATCAGCGCGTATGAAGCCTCGCGTCCGGCGCGCGTCGTCACGACAGCAAGGAGCTGA
- the leuC gene encoding 3-isopropylmalate dehydratase large subunit, whose product MTPRTLFDKVWDAHIVRPQTAETPAVIYIDLHLIHEVTSPQAFTELRQRGLKVRRPDRTLATMDHSTPTTPRGADGIIPVVDAQAAAQLRQLEQNCAEFGIPLFALGSEYQGIVHVIGPEQGLTQPGMTIVCGDSHTSTHGAFGALAFGIGTSEVAHVLATQCLIQTRPKTMEVRVDGRLAPGVTAKDIILAIIARYGVGAGTGHVFEYTGETIRALSMEERMTICNMSIEGGARAGMIAPDDTTFEYIAGRPFAPKGKAWDEAVAYWRTLPTDEGAVYDRIITLDASQLTPMITYGTNPGMGMPIDGRIPTPEELPDPAARQALDKALRYMDLRPGQPLLGHKIDVVFLGSCTNSRISDLRMAARLLKGRKIADGVRMMVVPGSQQVKKQAEAEGLHEIFRAAGAEWREAGCSACLGMNDDKVPPGRYAVSTSNRNFEGRQGPGARTFLASPLTAVASAIEGAVADPRRYLGG is encoded by the coding sequence ATGACACCTCGCACGCTGTTTGATAAAGTCTGGGATGCCCATATCGTTCGACCGCAGACGGCGGAAACCCCTGCAGTGATCTACATCGATCTGCATCTCATTCACGAAGTCACATCGCCGCAGGCGTTCACCGAACTGCGGCAGCGCGGTCTGAAGGTGCGCCGACCGGATCGTACCCTGGCGACGATGGATCATTCGACGCCAACCACGCCACGCGGCGCCGACGGGATCATCCCGGTCGTCGATGCGCAGGCGGCAGCGCAACTCCGCCAACTCGAGCAAAATTGCGCTGAGTTCGGCATCCCGCTCTTTGCACTGGGAAGCGAATACCAGGGCATCGTTCACGTCATCGGTCCTGAACAGGGGCTGACGCAGCCGGGCATGACCATTGTCTGCGGCGACAGCCACACCAGTACGCATGGCGCATTCGGCGCACTGGCGTTTGGCATCGGCACGTCCGAGGTCGCCCATGTGCTGGCGACGCAGTGCCTGATCCAGACCCGCCCCAAAACCATGGAAGTGCGCGTTGATGGGCGACTGGCGCCGGGCGTGACGGCCAAAGACATCATCCTGGCGATCATCGCGCGCTACGGCGTCGGCGCCGGTACCGGACACGTCTTCGAGTACACCGGCGAAACCATCCGGGCGCTGTCAATGGAAGAACGCATGACGATCTGCAACATGTCGATTGAAGGCGGTGCGCGCGCTGGTATGATCGCCCCCGATGACACTACATTCGAATATATTGCTGGACGACCGTTTGCGCCAAAAGGGAAAGCCTGGGACGAAGCTGTAGCGTACTGGCGCACCCTCCCCACCGACGAGGGTGCAGTCTATGACCGGATCATCACGCTCGACGCATCGCAACTGACACCGATGATCACTTACGGCACAAACCCTGGTATGGGCATGCCGATCGACGGGCGCATTCCGACGCCGGAAGAGTTGCCTGATCCGGCGGCGCGCCAGGCGCTCGACAAAGCGCTGCGTTACATGGACCTGCGCCCCGGACAACCCCTCCTCGGACACAAGATCGATGTTGTGTTCCTGGGGAGTTGCACTAACTCGCGGATTTCAGATCTGCGAATGGCGGCGCGGCTTCTGAAAGGACGCAAGATCGCCGATGGCGTGCGGATGATGGTCGTTCCCGGATCGCAGCAGGTCAAAAAGCAGGCGGAAGCCGAAGGTCTGCACGAGATTTTCCGCGCAGCCGGCGCCGAATGGCGCGAAGCCGGATGCTCGGCGTGCCTGGGCATGAACGATGACAAAGTGCCCCCCGGCAGGTACGCCGTCTCAACGAGCAATCGCAACTTCGAAGGGCGCCAGGGACCGGGAGCGCGCACCTTCCTCGCCAGTCCGCTCACTGCCGTCGCTTCTGCTATCGAAGGCGCGGTCGCCGACCCGCGCAGGTATCTGGGTGGATGA
- a CDS encoding branched-chain amino acid transaminase yields MPIRESKYIWFNGEMVPWEKATVHVMTHALHYGSSVFEGIRAYETPQGAAIFRLREHIRRLFDSCRIYRMDPPFTPDQVFEACRAVVRENGLQNAYIRPLVWRGYGEMGLNPLRSPVEVMVAAMEWGAYLGAEGLEHGVDVHVSSWQRVAPNTLPAMAKAGGNYLSSQLIVMEAARNGYAEGIALDVHGWLSEGSGENLFLIRDGVIYTPPVTAALLPGITRDAVITLAQQLGYQVREQNLPREMLYLADELFFTGTAAEVTPIRSVDKLPVGSGKRGPITTAIQKAFFGLFSGETEDRWGWLTPAAE; encoded by the coding sequence ATGCCTATCCGCGAATCGAAGTATATCTGGTTCAACGGCGAGATGGTTCCCTGGGAAAAGGCGACCGTCCACGTTATGACGCACGCCCTGCACTACGGATCATCGGTCTTCGAGGGAATCCGCGCCTACGAAACGCCCCAGGGCGCTGCGATTTTCCGCCTGCGCGAACACATCCGCCGTCTCTTCGATTCGTGCCGGATCTACCGGATGGATCCGCCATTCACGCCGGATCAGGTGTTCGAAGCCTGCCGTGCGGTAGTGCGCGAGAACGGCTTGCAGAACGCCTATATCCGCCCGCTGGTGTGGCGCGGCTACGGCGAGATGGGGCTGAACCCGCTGCGCTCACCGGTCGAGGTGATGGTCGCCGCAATGGAATGGGGCGCCTACCTGGGCGCCGAAGGGCTTGAACACGGCGTGGATGTGCATGTTTCCTCCTGGCAGCGGGTCGCGCCGAATACCCTGCCGGCGATGGCGAAGGCTGGCGGTAACTACCTTTCATCGCAGTTGATCGTGATGGAAGCGGCACGCAACGGCTACGCCGAAGGCATTGCGCTCGATGTGCATGGATGGCTGTCGGAAGGATCGGGCGAAAACCTGTTCCTCATCCGCGACGGCGTCATCTACACGCCGCCGGTCACCGCCGCGCTGCTGCCCGGCATTACCCGCGACGCGGTGATCACCCTGGCGCAGCAACTCGGCTACCAGGTGCGCGAGCAAAATCTGCCGCGCGAGATGCTCTACCTGGCGGATGAACTCTTCTTTACCGGCACCGCCGCAGAAGTGACGCCGATCCGCTCGGTCGATAAGTTGCCCGTCGGCAGCGGAAAGCGCGGACCGATCACAACCGCCATTCAGAAAGCGTTCTTCGGGCTGTTCTCCGGCGAAACAGAAGATCGCTGGGGATGGTTGACACCGGCGGCGGAGTGA
- the cimA gene encoding citramalate synthase, with product MQILLYDTTLRDGTQREGLSLSVEDKLKIARELDLLGVHYIEGGWPGSNPKDAEFFQRIRRVTLRHAKIAAFGSTRHADATCDADANIQALVEADTPVVTLVGKSSTLHVEKVLETTPRENLAMIGDSVAYFKERGKEVVYDAEHFFDGYKLDAAYALATLTAAARAGADCLVLCDTNGGSLPDEVAAVVQVVRQHLAQEGFDVGTPDARLTLGIHTHNDGALAVANAIAAVRAGCIHVQGTINGYGERCGNMDLIPLIANLQLKLGYRCVTPEQLRRLTEVSHYVAAVANLNPDTHAPFVGHSAFAHKGGIHVAAVAKIPDSYQHIDPELVGNRMRIVVSELSGRGNVRMRAQELGLELNGNERVVLQRIKELENRGFQFEAAEGSFEMLVRRAAPDYEPPFELLDFTVVVSKHGDRDMTSQAMVKLRVGDEVMHTAAEGAGPVNALDRAIRKALLPHYPELADVQLVDYKVRIVDEHLGTAAKPRVLIESARGEERWSTVGCSENIIEASFMALWDSLELPLARRRAMAKATTESLQG from the coding sequence ATGCAGATTCTGCTCTACGATACCACCCTGCGCGACGGAACGCAGCGTGAGGGTCTCTCGCTCTCTGTTGAGGATAAACTCAAGATCGCGCGTGAACTCGATCTGCTCGGCGTTCACTATATCGAAGGGGGATGGCCCGGATCGAACCCTAAAGACGCTGAGTTCTTCCAGCGCATCAGGCGCGTCACCCTGCGCCACGCGAAAATCGCCGCCTTCGGCAGCACCCGCCACGCCGACGCCACCTGCGACGCCGACGCCAACATTCAGGCGCTGGTCGAAGCCGATACCCCTGTCGTCACGCTGGTCGGCAAAAGCTCGACGCTCCATGTCGAGAAGGTGCTCGAAACGACGCCCCGGGAAAACCTGGCGATGATCGGCGATAGCGTCGCGTATTTCAAAGAACGCGGCAAAGAGGTTGTCTACGATGCCGAGCATTTCTTTGATGGCTACAAACTTGATGCCGCATATGCGCTGGCGACTCTGACCGCAGCCGCGCGCGCTGGCGCCGATTGTCTGGTGCTGTGCGACACGAACGGCGGCAGTCTGCCGGATGAAGTCGCTGCGGTCGTCCAGGTCGTGCGCCAACACCTGGCACAGGAAGGGTTCGATGTCGGCACACCAGACGCGCGCCTGACGCTCGGCATTCATACGCACAACGACGGCGCCCTTGCTGTCGCCAACGCCATTGCCGCCGTGCGCGCCGGATGCATCCACGTTCAGGGAACGATCAACGGCTACGGCGAACGCTGCGGCAACATGGACCTGATCCCGCTGATCGCCAACCTGCAACTGAAACTCGGCTACCGCTGCGTCACTCCCGAACAACTCCGCCGCCTGACCGAGGTGTCGCACTATGTGGCTGCGGTCGCCAACCTCAACCCCGACACTCACGCACCATTTGTCGGTCATTCCGCTTTTGCGCATAAAGGCGGCATTCATGTCGCCGCCGTCGCCAAGATACCCGACAGTTACCAGCATATCGATCCTGAACTGGTCGGCAACCGCATGCGCATTGTGGTGAGTGAACTGTCGGGGCGCGGCAACGTGCGGATGCGCGCGCAGGAACTCGGTCTCGAACTGAACGGGAACGAGCGCGTAGTGCTGCAACGGATCAAAGAACTGGAGAACCGCGGCTTCCAGTTCGAGGCAGCCGAAGGATCATTCGAGATGCTGGTGCGCCGCGCCGCGCCGGACTATGAACCGCCGTTCGAGTTGCTCGACTTTACCGTCGTCGTCAGCAAGCATGGCGACCGGGATATGACCTCGCAGGCGATGGTGAAACTCCGGGTCGGCGACGAGGTGATGCATACCGCCGCCGAAGGCGCCGGACCGGTCAACGCCCTCGACAGGGCGATCCGCAAGGCGTTGCTGCCGCACTATCCCGAACTCGCCGATGTGCAGCTGGTGGATTACAAAGTGCGTATTGTGGACGAACACCTGGGCACTGCCGCCAAACCGCGCGTGCTGATCGAGTCGGCGCGCGGCGAGGAGCGCTGGAGCACGGTCGGTTGTTCGGAGAATATTATCGAAGCCAGTTTCATGGCGCTGTGGGATAGCCTGGAATTGCCGCTTGCGCGACGACGGGCGATGGCAAAGGCGACGACTGAGTCGCTTCAAGGCTGA
- the pheA gene encoding prephenate dehydratase, whose translation MTCSIAYLGPPGSYSEIAALAYGGERAICIPLASMPAVVTAVETGAATAGILPIENVLEGSVTTTLDLLIHETDLRIAGETVIPIRHYLVGRPGLALHEIKVLYGHPQSLGQCRRFIERCLPGVATVASLSNSAAPAEALADERPAAAIGTLRAAELVGAAVIASDIQDRSGNVTRFIALGRHDHPPTGDDKTSFCFGFDREDRPGVLVDALQELASVGINMTKLESRPSKEVLGQYIFLVDINGHREDPTVAAALERIRAKTGLFKVFGSYPRWRGPQ comes from the coding sequence ATGACCTGTTCAATCGCGTATCTTGGTCCTCCCGGTTCCTACAGCGAGATTGCGGCGCTGGCGTATGGCGGGGAACGGGCGATCTGCATTCCGCTGGCAAGCATGCCAGCAGTTGTCACCGCCGTCGAAACCGGCGCTGCAACCGCCGGCATCCTGCCGATCGAAAATGTGCTCGAAGGGAGCGTGACCACCACGCTCGATCTGCTCATCCACGAGACCGACCTGCGTATTGCAGGTGAGACGGTTATCCCGATCCGGCACTACCTGGTTGGGCGCCCTGGTCTGGCGCTGCACGAGATTAAGGTACTCTACGGACACCCGCAGTCGCTGGGGCAGTGTCGGCGTTTCATCGAACGTTGCCTGCCCGGCGTGGCCACCGTCGCATCCCTGAGCAACAGCGCGGCGCCCGCCGAGGCGCTGGCGGACGAACGTCCGGCGGCGGCGATCGGCACCCTGCGCGCAGCAGAACTCGTCGGCGCAGCGGTGATTGCGAGCGATATTCAGGATCGCTCCGGGAATGTCACCCGCTTCATCGCACTGGGGCGTCACGACCATCCGCCGACCGGCGACGATAAGACCAGTTTCTGCTTCGGCTTCGACCGCGAAGATCGACCGGGCGTGCTGGTGGACGCTCTTCAGGAACTGGCGTCGGTGGGCATCAATATGACCAAACTCGAATCCCGCCCTTCGAAAGAAGTGCTGGGACAGTACATCTTTCTGGTTGACATCAACGGTCACCGCGAAGATCCGACGGTGGCCGCCGCTCTGGAGCGTATTCGCGCAAAAACGGGACTGTTCAAGGTTTTCGGCAGCTACCCGCGCTGGCGTGGGCCGCAGTAG